A stretch of the Candidatus Jettenia sp. AMX2 genome encodes the following:
- the ligA gene encoding NAD-dependent DNA ligase LigA: protein MRNVIFSKQLLQIRQFNNMTQTIKEKIDHLRNLIRHHDWKYYVENNPEITDYEYDQLLKELESLEKLHPEFITPDSPTQRVGGVPLTHFPSVKHKVPMLSIDNTYTKEELLEFDRRIKRMAGIESHKDIEYSIELKIDGVAVSLLYENGLLVRGATRGDGFQGDDVTANLKTIRQIPLKLEPLNKKLEIPPAIEVRGEVYLPCKAFQKLNEEKEEKGEPQFANPRNAAAGSLKLLDPRITARRNLRIFAYAAGYLEGLELKTHMHCLELIRELGFPVNPHNRLCKNIGEVTMSCDEWERHRRELDYMTDGMVVKVNSLALHDILGSTSKAPRWVISYKFQPEQVITKIENITLQVGKTGTVTPVANLTPVLLAGTTVCRATLHNFDEIQRKDIRIGDPVIIQKAGEIIPQVVHVLKEKRNGTEKIFQEPKNCPACNNSTIRREGVYLRCHNPLCPAQAKRLIKFFAGRDAMDIEGFGPALIEQLVDKGFLKDYADVYSLKKEDLVNLDRMGEKSASNLIDAIEKSKHRDLNRLICALGIPNVGSHTAEVLAEHFGSLGTLANADQITLETIHEIGPVVARSIVTFFQNEHTRNIIEKLKAHGVNTRKLSTGTEENNPKFYGKSFVITGTLEKYSRKEAEDIIKKLGGRIISSVSKKTHYVIAGKEPGSKFSKARELHIPVLDEEAFEALIHEQR from the coding sequence ATGCGAAACGTTATCTTTTCCAAACAGTTGCTTCAGATTCGTCAATTCAATAATATGACCCAAACAATAAAAGAAAAGATTGATCACCTGCGTAATCTTATCCGGCATCATGATTGGAAATATTATGTTGAAAATAACCCTGAAATCACCGATTATGAGTATGACCAACTCTTAAAAGAGTTAGAATCTCTTGAGAAATTACATCCTGAGTTCATAACACCCGACTCCCCCACTCAGCGGGTAGGAGGAGTGCCTCTCACCCATTTCCCTTCTGTAAAACACAAAGTCCCGATGTTGAGCATTGATAATACCTATACAAAAGAAGAACTCCTGGAATTTGACAGACGTATCAAGCGCATGGCAGGAATTGAAAGCCATAAGGATATTGAATACAGCATTGAATTAAAGATTGATGGCGTTGCTGTTTCCCTTTTGTATGAAAATGGTCTGTTGGTAAGAGGGGCAACCAGGGGGGACGGTTTTCAGGGAGACGATGTAACTGCAAACCTCAAAACAATTCGTCAGATTCCTTTAAAACTTGAGCCATTAAATAAAAAACTGGAAATTCCACCGGCCATTGAAGTACGGGGTGAAGTGTATCTGCCATGTAAGGCATTCCAAAAATTGAATGAAGAGAAGGAAGAAAAAGGAGAACCTCAATTTGCCAATCCCAGAAATGCTGCAGCCGGGTCACTAAAACTTCTCGACCCGCGTATCACCGCACGCAGAAATCTTCGCATTTTTGCTTATGCAGCAGGATATCTTGAGGGTCTGGAACTCAAAACCCATATGCATTGCCTGGAACTTATCCGTGAATTGGGCTTTCCGGTAAATCCCCACAATCGTTTATGTAAAAATATCGGTGAGGTTACTATGTCCTGCGACGAATGGGAAAGGCACCGCAGGGAACTGGATTATATGACAGACGGAATGGTTGTAAAGGTCAACTCTCTCGCTCTTCACGATATATTAGGCAGTACAAGTAAAGCGCCCCGTTGGGTTATATCATATAAATTTCAACCTGAGCAGGTTATTACAAAAATTGAAAATATTACCCTGCAGGTAGGAAAAACAGGAACTGTCACACCGGTTGCCAATCTTACTCCTGTGCTGCTCGCAGGAACTACCGTATGCCGTGCAACCCTTCACAATTTTGATGAGATTCAAAGAAAGGATATCAGGATCGGAGATCCGGTTATTATCCAGAAAGCGGGTGAAATTATCCCGCAGGTTGTACATGTCTTGAAAGAAAAACGGAATGGAACTGAAAAAATCTTTCAAGAGCCAAAAAACTGTCCTGCATGCAATAATAGTACGATAAGAAGAGAGGGGGTATACCTTCGATGCCACAATCCCTTGTGCCCTGCACAGGCAAAAAGGCTCATTAAATTCTTTGCTGGTCGTGATGCCATGGATATTGAAGGATTTGGACCTGCACTCATCGAACAATTGGTTGACAAAGGTTTCTTAAAAGATTATGCTGATGTCTATTCTCTCAAAAAAGAAGATTTGGTCAATTTAGACCGCATGGGAGAAAAGTCTGCATCAAACCTGATAGATGCCATTGAGAAAAGTAAACACAGAGATTTAAACCGTCTCATTTGTGCCCTTGGAATACCTAATGTTGGCTCACATACCGCTGAAGTCCTGGCCGAACATTTTGGGTCACTTGGTACGCTGGCAAATGCAGATCAAATTACATTGGAAACAATTCATGAAATTGGCCCTGTTGTTGCCAGGAGTATTGTTACCTTTTTCCAAAATGAACATACACGAAATATTATTGAAAAACTGAAGGCACACGGTGTTAATACCAGAAAATTATCAACCGGCACGGAAGAAAATAATCCCAAATTCTACGGAAAATCTTTTGTCATTACCGGTACTTTGGAAAAGTACTCCAGAAAAGAAGCAGAAGATATAATCAAAAAACTGGGAGGACGTATTATATCGAGTGTAAGTAAAAAGACACATTACGTTATTGCGGGCAAAGAACCCGGATCAAAATTCAGCAAAGCGAGAGAATTACACATCCCTGTCCTTGATGAGGAAGCATTTGAAGCATTGATACATGAGCAGCGTTAA